One Amycolatopsis sp. NBC_00355 genomic window carries:
- a CDS encoding beta-N-acetylhexosaminidase yields MAVSRTRRVLWLGLVAALTAAALAGGGSTASAAPVPFSSVVPAPASAVPASGVTFTLGSGVAISADVAAIGEQLATTLRRSTGYTIPVHSPPSGTDGVRLLLTGAPDSVGDQGYQLDVTASGVVVRARQAAGLFAGVQTLLQLLPPAAQGATTAAGPWVLAGGRITDRPRFGHRGAMLDVARHFFTVTQVERYVDQLARYKVNTLHLHLADDQGWRIVINGWERLATYGGSTQTGGGPGGYYTQADYAAIVAYAQARYITVVPEIDMPGHTNAALASYAELNCDGKARPLYTGTDVGFSTLCTSKEITYTFLDAVLGQLAALTPGQYLHIGGDEAASTKPADYKTFMNRVQQLTASHGKSAVAWHEVVNATPAAGTVAQFWDTTTSNSAVATATKNGTKLVLSPANHAYLDMKYTSSSPIGQDWAGLVEVEKAYDWNPGAYLSGVAESAVSGVEAPLWTETVKTSADVEYLAFPRLAAIAELGWSPQSTHDWTAFSKRLAAQGPLWKLLGLKYYKSPQVPWPAGS; encoded by the coding sequence ATGGCGGTCTCACGGACCAGACGTGTGCTGTGGCTCGGCCTGGTGGCCGCGCTGACGGCCGCGGCGCTGGCTGGAGGCGGGTCCACCGCCTCGGCGGCGCCCGTCCCGTTCAGCAGTGTCGTCCCGGCGCCGGCGAGCGCGGTCCCGGCGAGCGGGGTGACGTTCACCCTCGGCTCCGGCGTCGCGATCTCCGCCGACGTCGCCGCGATCGGCGAGCAGCTCGCGACGACCCTGCGCCGGTCCACCGGCTACACGATCCCGGTGCACTCACCGCCGTCCGGCACCGACGGCGTCCGGCTGCTGCTCACCGGCGCCCCGGATTCGGTCGGTGACCAGGGGTACCAGCTCGACGTCACGGCGTCCGGCGTGGTCGTGCGGGCCCGGCAGGCCGCGGGCCTGTTCGCCGGCGTCCAGACGCTCTTGCAGCTGCTCCCACCGGCCGCGCAGGGCGCCACCACGGCGGCGGGGCCGTGGGTGCTGGCCGGCGGCCGGATCACCGACCGGCCGCGGTTCGGCCACCGCGGCGCGATGCTCGACGTTGCCCGGCACTTCTTCACCGTCACCCAGGTCGAGCGCTACGTCGATCAGCTCGCCCGCTACAAGGTGAACACGCTGCACCTGCACCTGGCCGACGACCAGGGCTGGCGGATCGTGATCAACGGCTGGGAGCGGCTGGCGACCTACGGCGGCAGCACCCAGACCGGCGGCGGGCCGGGCGGTTACTACACGCAGGCCGACTACGCGGCGATCGTCGCCTACGCGCAGGCGCGGTACATCACGGTCGTCCCGGAGATCGACATGCCGGGCCACACGAACGCCGCGCTGGCCTCCTACGCCGAGCTGAACTGCGACGGCAAGGCGCGCCCGCTCTACACCGGCACCGACGTCGGGTTCAGCACGCTGTGCACGTCGAAGGAGATCACGTACACGTTCCTCGACGCCGTCCTCGGCCAGCTCGCCGCGTTGACGCCGGGCCAGTACCTGCACATCGGCGGCGACGAGGCGGCGTCGACGAAACCGGCGGACTACAAGACGTTCATGAACCGCGTCCAGCAGCTCACCGCGTCGCACGGCAAGAGCGCGGTGGCCTGGCACGAGGTCGTCAACGCGACCCCGGCGGCCGGCACCGTCGCGCAGTTCTGGGACACCACGACGAGCAACAGCGCGGTGGCGACGGCGACGAAGAACGGGACGAAGCTCGTGCTGTCCCCGGCGAACCACGCCTACCTCGACATGAAGTACACGTCGAGCTCGCCGATCGGGCAGGACTGGGCCGGGCTGGTCGAGGTCGAGAAGGCCTACGACTGGAACCCCGGCGCGTACCTGTCCGGCGTCGCCGAGTCCGCCGTCTCCGGCGTCGAAGCTCCACTGTGGACGGAGACGGTCAAGACGAGCGCCGACGTCGAGTACCTGGCCTTCCCGCGGCTCGCCGCGATCGCCGAACTCGGCTGGTCGCCGCAGAGCACGCACGACTGGACGGCCTTCTCGAAGCGGCTCGCCGCCCAGGGACCGCTCTGGAAACTGCTGGGGCTCAAGTACTACAAGTCGCCGCAGGTGCCCTGGCCGGCCGGTTCCTAG
- a CDS encoding Na+/H+ antiporter, which yields MHIAAEIVALVVTVLIVSALARRLDWSAPLCLIVVGVGASYVPGVPEYHLDPEVVLLGLLPPLLYSAAIQTSLVDFRKNRGAIGLMSVGLVVFTAFGVGLVAWAVIPGLPLAGGIALGAIVAPPDAVAASVVARRVGMPRKLIRLLEGESLFNDAAALVALRTAVAALAGSVSLWQVGADFLRAAIGGIVVGLVIGFAAAFIRARMNEPVLDTALSFAVPFIAYIPAEAIHGSGVLAVVVAGLILGHKAPKILSGSARLASRLNWQTIAFLLENMVFLLIGLQLRRILSEVSESGLSLGLLTWICVAVLAATILTRMLWLIGIGTVKRLERRLLPNKAQAKIWPWRYSAVISWAGMRGVVTLAAAFVLPTDTPQRAVLVLAAFVVVAGTLAVQGMTLPPLIRRLRLPRPDPAEDALQEASVLHDMTTAALAKLEEIRQPDDPPEIIQRIRDRLQNRSDSAWEQLGRQSVLAETPSDAYRRLRIQLLEVEREQFLKARAAGSADDDVLRKVLEGLDIEESMLDRADEEPDVEGRELRTPAATAGSCKHLAHEWVDRDPSSPDTCAACVEEGTTWVHLRMCLKCGNVACCDSSPRRHATRHFHESRHPVMRSFEPGETWRWCFVDKQLG from the coding sequence GTGCACATCGCGGCAGAGATAGTGGCCCTGGTCGTGACCGTCCTCATCGTCAGCGCCCTCGCGCGGCGGCTGGACTGGTCCGCACCCCTGTGCCTGATCGTCGTCGGCGTCGGCGCGTCCTACGTGCCCGGCGTCCCCGAGTACCACCTGGACCCCGAGGTCGTGCTGCTCGGCCTGCTGCCGCCACTGCTGTACTCGGCGGCCATCCAGACGTCCCTCGTGGACTTCCGCAAGAACCGCGGCGCGATCGGCCTGATGTCGGTCGGGCTGGTCGTGTTCACCGCCTTCGGTGTCGGCCTGGTCGCCTGGGCGGTGATCCCCGGCCTGCCGCTGGCCGGCGGGATCGCGCTCGGCGCCATCGTCGCCCCGCCGGACGCGGTCGCCGCCAGCGTCGTCGCGCGCCGCGTCGGCATGCCCCGCAAGCTGATCCGGCTGCTCGAAGGCGAGAGCCTGTTCAACGACGCGGCCGCGCTGGTCGCCCTGCGCACGGCCGTCGCCGCGCTGGCCGGCTCGGTCAGCCTCTGGCAGGTCGGCGCCGACTTCCTGCGCGCGGCCATCGGCGGGATCGTGGTCGGCCTGGTCATCGGGTTCGCGGCCGCGTTCATCCGGGCGCGGATGAACGAGCCGGTGCTCGACACCGCGCTGTCGTTCGCGGTGCCGTTCATCGCCTACATCCCGGCCGAGGCGATCCACGGGTCCGGCGTGCTCGCGGTGGTCGTCGCCGGGCTGATCCTGGGGCACAAGGCCCCGAAGATCCTCTCCGGCTCCGCGCGCCTGGCCAGCAGGCTGAACTGGCAGACCATCGCGTTCCTGCTGGAGAACATGGTCTTCCTGCTGATCGGCCTGCAGCTGCGGCGGATCCTCAGCGAGGTCAGCGAATCCGGGCTTTCGCTGGGGCTGCTGACCTGGATCTGCGTGGCGGTGCTCGCCGCGACGATCCTCACGCGGATGCTGTGGCTGATCGGCATCGGCACCGTGAAACGGCTCGAACGGCGGCTGCTGCCGAACAAGGCGCAGGCGAAGATCTGGCCGTGGCGCTACTCCGCGGTGATCTCCTGGGCGGGGATGCGCGGGGTCGTGACCCTCGCCGCCGCGTTCGTGCTGCCGACGGACACCCCGCAGCGCGCCGTGCTGGTGCTCGCCGCGTTCGTCGTCGTGGCCGGCACCCTCGCCGTGCAGGGCATGACGCTGCCGCCGCTGATCCGGCGGCTGCGCCTGCCCCGGCCGGACCCGGCCGAGGACGCGCTGCAGGAGGCGTCCGTGCTGCACGACATGACCACCGCGGCGCTGGCGAAGCTCGAGGAGATCCGGCAGCCCGACGACCCGCCCGAGATCATCCAGCGCATCCGCGACCGGCTGCAGAACCGGTCCGACTCGGCGTGGGAGCAGCTCGGCCGGCAGAGCGTGCTGGCCGAGACGCCCAGCGACGCCTACCGCCGACTGCGGATCCAGCTCCTGGAAGTGGAACGCGAGCAGTTCCTGAAGGCCCGTGCCGCCGGCAGCGCCGACGACGACGTCCTGCGGAAGGTCTTGGAGGGCCTCGACATCGAGGAGTCGATGCTCGACCGGGCGGACGAGGAACCCGACGTCGAGGGGCGCGAGCTGCGCACCCCGGCCGCGACCGCGGGTTCGTGCAAGCACCTGGCCCACGAGTGGGTCGACCGGGATCCCAGCTCGCCGGACACCTGCGCGGCCTGCGTCGAGGAAGGGACGACCTGGGTGCACCTGCGGATGTGCCTCAAGTGCGGCAACGTCGCGTGCTGCGACTCCTCGCCGCGCCGCCACGCGACCCGGCACTTCCACGAGAGCCGGCACCCGGTGATGCGCAGCTTCGAGCCCGGCGAGACCTGGCGATGGTGTTTCGTGGACAAACAGCTCGGCTAG
- a CDS encoding histidine phosphatase family protein, with the protein MSTPEQEIEYRQHRFTPPTGATEIFLVRHGESAPARASDPFDLVEGQADPDLAPEGRDHAQRVGVRLAGERIDAIYVTTLRRTAQTAAPLAEKLGITPVVEPEMREIHLGDWENGLFRKYTTDGHPIVDRLWAEQRWDVIPGAESDEAFGARLRGALTRIAAAHPDQRVAVFTHGGVIGEVFAQASRSVERFAFLGADNGSISHLVLHGDHWIVRRFNDTAHLATPLG; encoded by the coding sequence ATGAGCACGCCCGAGCAGGAGATCGAGTACCGGCAGCACCGGTTCACCCCGCCGACCGGCGCCACCGAGATCTTCCTGGTCCGGCACGGCGAATCCGCGCCGGCCCGGGCCAGCGACCCGTTCGACCTGGTCGAGGGCCAGGCCGACCCGGACCTCGCGCCGGAGGGCCGCGACCACGCCCAGCGCGTCGGCGTCCGGCTGGCCGGCGAGCGGATCGACGCGATCTACGTGACGACGTTGCGCCGCACGGCGCAGACCGCGGCGCCGCTGGCCGAGAAGCTCGGGATCACGCCGGTCGTCGAACCCGAGATGCGGGAGATCCACCTCGGCGACTGGGAAAACGGCCTCTTCCGCAAGTACACGACCGACGGCCACCCGATCGTCGACCGGCTGTGGGCCGAGCAGCGCTGGGACGTCATCCCGGGCGCGGAGTCCGACGAGGCGTTCGGCGCCCGGCTGCGCGGCGCGCTCACCCGCATCGCCGCCGCCCACCCCGACCAGCGGGTCGCGGTGTTCACCCACGGCGGCGTGATCGGCGAGGTGTTCGCCCAGGCCAGCCGCTCGGTCGAACGGTTCGCGTTCCTCGGCGCGGACAACGGCTCGATCTCGCACCTGGTGCTGCACGGCGACCACTGGATCGTGCGGCGTTTCAACGACACCGCGCACCTGGCTACGCCGCTCGGCTGA
- a CDS encoding ABC transporter permease translates to MEGVITFGPALIAVLVLLAVAGAAIVHWGELGQGRAVLIAAVRAVAQLALVSLVITAILRSNPLTGLFVLLMFGIAAATSARRAGGWSNLPWTALAIAAGVAPVLALVLGAGVVPLRPIAVVPIAGIVIGGAMTATSQAARRALDELEARHGEYEAALALGFMPRPAALEICRPSAGHALIPALDQTRTVGLVTLPGAYVGVLLGGAGPLQAGTTQVLVLIGLLAAEAVSILVTVQLVAAGKLSRAA, encoded by the coding sequence ATCGAAGGTGTGATCACCTTCGGGCCCGCCCTGATCGCGGTGCTGGTCCTGCTGGCCGTGGCGGGCGCCGCCATCGTCCACTGGGGCGAGCTCGGCCAAGGGCGGGCGGTGCTGATCGCCGCCGTCCGCGCGGTCGCGCAGCTGGCCCTCGTGTCGCTGGTGATCACCGCGATCCTGCGCTCGAACCCGCTGACCGGCCTGTTCGTGCTGCTCATGTTCGGCATCGCGGCGGCGACGTCCGCGCGCCGCGCCGGCGGCTGGTCGAACCTGCCGTGGACGGCCCTCGCGATCGCCGCCGGTGTCGCACCGGTGCTGGCGCTGGTCCTCGGCGCCGGCGTCGTCCCGCTGCGCCCGATCGCGGTCGTGCCGATCGCGGGCATCGTGATCGGCGGCGCGATGACGGCGACGTCGCAGGCCGCGCGGCGGGCGCTGGACGAACTCGAAGCCCGCCACGGCGAGTACGAAGCCGCTCTCGCACTCGGGTTCATGCCCCGCCCGGCCGCGCTGGAGATCTGCCGCCCGAGCGCCGGCCACGCCCTGATCCCGGCGCTCGACCAAACCCGCACGGTCGGCCTGGTGACCCTGCCCGGCGCGTATGTCGGGGTGCTGCTGGGCGGTGCGGGCCCGCTCCAGGCGGGCACGACGCAGGTGCTCGTCCTGATCGGGCTGCTGGCCGCGGAGGCCGTGTCGATCCTGGTGACCGTGCAGCTCGTCGCCGCCGGGAAGCTCAGCCGAGCGGCGTAG
- a CDS encoding MmpS family transport accessory protein — MGVPIVTPSAPPAPPVPLAGRDRGRCRPTGNVVVVLGVLVLAFVVTSYVVPRSARGPVKEEPVAAPVVPAAVSTVTHSVVYELLGTGGARNVTYSAAGSALVQEAEVATPWSATFTRVGPADRTEFYSIAAQNPGPGELRCRIVVDGVVLSEKATSEPGRQFSCAV, encoded by the coding sequence ATGGGTGTTCCGATCGTGACGCCGTCCGCCCCGCCCGCCCCGCCTGTCCCGCTCGCCGGACGTGATCGCGGCCGCTGCCGGCCCACCGGCAATGTGGTCGTCGTGCTCGGGGTGCTGGTCCTGGCCTTCGTCGTGACGTCGTACGTGGTGCCGCGGTCGGCTCGCGGCCCGGTCAAGGAGGAGCCCGTCGCCGCTCCCGTCGTGCCGGCCGCGGTCAGCACCGTGACCCACTCCGTCGTCTACGAGCTGCTCGGTACCGGCGGCGCCCGCAACGTCACCTACTCGGCCGCGGGATCGGCGCTCGTCCAGGAGGCCGAGGTCGCCACACCGTGGTCGGCGACCTTCACCCGCGTCGGCCCGGCCGACCGCACCGAGTTCTACAGCATCGCCGCGCAGAACCCCGGCCCCGGCGAGCTGCGCTGCCGGATCGTCGTCGACGGCGTCGTGCTCTCCGAGAAGGCCACCAGCGAGCCGGGCCGCCAGTTCAGCTGCGCCGTCTGA
- a CDS encoding YybH family protein → MTTAHDVIRQQIGKIVDGIHAKDLDALRRIYAADVVSFDVEPPLQHVGVEAKLKNWARAFTFFAEVSYEVRDLTLTVGDDVAFGHCFGRLSGTLGDGTVTNGMWVRATFCFRKIDGDWLIVHDQASVPFDMSSGRGVVDLDP, encoded by the coding sequence ATGACAACGGCACACGACGTGATCCGGCAGCAGATCGGCAAGATCGTCGACGGGATCCACGCCAAGGATCTCGACGCGCTCAGGCGGATCTACGCGGCGGACGTCGTGTCGTTCGACGTCGAGCCGCCGCTGCAGCACGTCGGGGTCGAGGCGAAGCTGAAGAACTGGGCGAGAGCGTTCACGTTCTTCGCGGAGGTGAGCTACGAGGTCCGCGACCTGACTCTCACCGTGGGTGACGACGTGGCGTTCGGCCACTGCTTCGGCCGCCTCAGCGGCACCCTGGGCGACGGAACGGTGACGAACGGAATGTGGGTCAGAGCGACGTTCTGCTTCCGCAAGATCGACGGCGACTGGCTGATCGTCCACGACCAGGCCTCGGTGCCCTTCGACATGTCCAGCGGCCGTGGGGTGGTGGACCTCGACCCGTGA
- a CDS encoding NUDIX hydrolase codes for MHLGSDNFAPPVDSLAWIHVRDRRLLSVRTTGKTKFYLPGGKREPGEGDVAGLCREIREELGITLDPLSFRFFAALEEQADGFADGRLVRMTCYTAAHEGEPAPSREIAEAAWLGSADASRCPPAGQRVLRMLAEAGLVD; via the coding sequence ATGCACCTTGGGTCCGACAATTTCGCGCCGCCCGTCGACTCGCTGGCCTGGATCCACGTCCGCGACCGGCGGCTGCTGTCGGTCCGCACCACCGGAAAGACGAAGTTCTACCTGCCCGGCGGCAAGCGCGAGCCGGGCGAGGGCGACGTCGCGGGGTTGTGCCGGGAGATCCGTGAGGAGCTCGGGATCACGCTCGACCCGCTCAGCTTCCGGTTCTTCGCCGCGCTGGAAGAGCAGGCGGACGGGTTCGCCGACGGCCGCCTGGTGCGGATGACCTGCTACACGGCCGCGCACGAGGGCGAGCCGGCGCCGTCGCGGGAGATCGCGGAGGCGGCCTGGCTGGGTTCGGCGGACGCTTCGCGGTGCCCGCCGGCCGGGCAACGGGTGCTGCGGATGCTCGCCGAAGCCGGCCTGGTGGATTGA
- a CDS encoding helix-turn-helix domain-containing protein, whose product MYEEVAPPPPLRGVARCVWRSAASAPKRIVPDGCLDLVVGEAGVFVAGPDTRAWSSVTAPGEVMRGVRFTPGRAAAVLGVAADELRDRRVPLRELWGHEGELLAERLLSGDLSPAAAVAARLPGAPPPDPAVAALVARLDAGATRVTEAAGRVGVAERRLRRRFVQAIGYGPATYLRVSRFQRAVSLAMRTPGLAALAAAAGYADQAHLSRDVRALTGLTPRVYFAGRSTVDEARSA is encoded by the coding sequence ATGTACGAAGAGGTGGCACCACCCCCGCCGCTGCGGGGCGTCGCCCGCTGCGTGTGGCGGTCGGCCGCCTCCGCGCCGAAGCGGATCGTGCCCGATGGCTGCCTGGACCTGGTCGTCGGCGAGGCCGGCGTGTTCGTCGCGGGCCCGGACACCCGGGCCTGGTCGTCGGTGACCGCGCCCGGCGAGGTCATGCGCGGCGTCCGGTTCACCCCCGGCCGCGCGGCGGCGGTACTCGGCGTGGCCGCCGACGAGCTGCGCGATCGCCGCGTCCCCCTGCGTGAGCTGTGGGGCCACGAGGGTGAGCTGCTCGCCGAGCGGCTGCTTTCCGGCGACCTGTCCCCGGCGGCTGCGGTCGCCGCCCGGTTGCCGGGCGCCCCACCGCCCGATCCGGCGGTGGCGGCGCTGGTCGCACGGCTGGACGCCGGGGCCACCCGGGTCACCGAAGCCGCCGGTCGCGTCGGCGTCGCCGAACGCCGGCTGCGGCGTCGCTTCGTCCAGGCGATCGGCTACGGGCCGGCCACCTACCTGCGGGTGAGCCGGTTCCAGCGCGCGGTCTCGCTGGCGATGCGGACACCGGGGCTGGCCGCGCTGGCCGCCGCCGCGGGCTACGCCGACCAGGCGCACCTCAGCCGGGACGTCCGCGCGCTGACCGGCCTGACCCCGCGCGTCTACTTCGCCGGGCGGTCCACTGTGGACGAGGCCCGTTCGGCGTAA
- a CDS encoding LacI family DNA-binding transcriptional regulator, with protein sequence MATISDVAARAGVSTATVSRALNGKSTVDPTLAARVQEAATELGYHPNGLARNLRRQETAVLALIISDVENPFFTAIARGVEDLAQRSGYSVVLCNSDENEDKERRYIEVALQERVAGVVLSPTGRSTNVEGLHRQGTPLVAVDRPLPAAAGDQVLVDTRHAAAEATRHLLAGGYRRIGCLTGPAGVRTADDRLAGYADVVGEDNVVSRRAEYRAEGARLAALELLDEPSPPDALLVANSTMAIGVLEALSARGLRSGRDIGIVSFDDAPWTTLIDPPLTVVAQPAYEVGRVAAQLLLARISDSTRDTTTTTLEARLIERKSSRR encoded by the coding sequence GTGGCCACCATCAGCGACGTCGCGGCGAGGGCCGGCGTCTCCACGGCGACCGTGTCGCGCGCGCTCAACGGCAAGTCCACAGTGGACCCGACGTTGGCCGCGCGGGTGCAGGAAGCCGCCACCGAACTCGGCTATCACCCGAACGGCTTGGCCCGGAACCTGCGCCGGCAGGAGACGGCGGTGCTCGCGCTGATCATCTCCGACGTCGAGAACCCGTTCTTCACGGCGATCGCGCGCGGCGTCGAAGACCTCGCGCAGCGGTCCGGCTACTCGGTGGTGCTCTGCAACTCGGACGAAAACGAGGACAAGGAGCGGCGCTACATCGAGGTCGCGCTGCAGGAGCGGGTCGCCGGGGTGGTGCTGTCCCCGACGGGCCGGTCGACGAACGTCGAGGGCCTGCACCGCCAGGGCACGCCGCTGGTGGCGGTGGACCGGCCGCTGCCGGCCGCGGCGGGCGACCAGGTGCTGGTCGACACCCGCCACGCGGCGGCCGAGGCGACCCGCCACCTGCTGGCGGGCGGCTACCGCCGGATCGGCTGCCTGACGGGCCCCGCGGGCGTCCGCACGGCCGACGACCGCCTTGCGGGCTACGCCGACGTGGTCGGCGAGGACAACGTCGTGTCCCGGCGGGCGGAGTACCGCGCGGAAGGAGCCCGGCTGGCGGCATTGGAGCTGCTGGACGAGCCGTCCCCGCCGGACGCGCTCCTGGTCGCGAACAGCACGATGGCGATCGGAGTCCTGGAGGCGCTGTCGGCCCGCGGCCTGCGCTCGGGCCGCGACATCGGCATCGTCTCCTTCGACGACGCCCCCTGGACCACCCTGATCGACCCGCCCCTGACGGTGGTTGCCCAGCCGGCCTACGAAGTCGGCCGGGTAGCGGCGCAACTGCTGCTGGCGCGCATCTCGGACAGCACCCGCGACACGACCACCACCACGCTGGAAGCCCGGTTGATCGAGCGGAAGAGTTCCCGCCGCTGA
- a CDS encoding DNA-binding protein, whose amino-acid sequence MSVALENILAKAGLKVDANEFLTLVEDAARRLSPPNPDPSHYFSADQRAALTDVGLDLSPRREEEPDFRARTVAAHAVLAEGALSVNEAAKALGVDDSRIRHRLKEGRLTGWKDGGWRLPAWQFAGSGVLPGLEVVLKALPEDQPALVVAAFMSTPQPDLVINDHPATPRQWLLSGGDPEHVARLIATLGSPF is encoded by the coding sequence ATGTCTGTAGCGCTGGAGAACATCCTCGCCAAGGCGGGTCTGAAGGTCGACGCGAACGAGTTCCTGACGCTCGTCGAAGACGCGGCGCGCAGACTGTCCCCACCGAATCCGGATCCCTCGCACTACTTCTCGGCCGACCAGCGCGCCGCGCTCACCGATGTCGGCCTGGACCTCTCGCCGCGGCGAGAAGAAGAGCCGGACTTCCGGGCGCGCACCGTCGCCGCCCACGCCGTGCTCGCCGAAGGCGCTCTCAGTGTCAACGAAGCCGCGAAAGCCCTGGGGGTCGACGACAGCCGGATCCGGCACCGCCTCAAGGAAGGGCGCCTGACCGGCTGGAAGGACGGCGGCTGGCGGCTCCCGGCGTGGCAGTTCGCCGGCTCGGGTGTGCTGCCCGGCCTCGAGGTCGTGCTCAAAGCCCTGCCCGAGGACCAGCCCGCGCTGGTCGTCGCCGCGTTCATGAGCACTCCCCAACCCGATCTGGTGATCAACGACCACCCGGCGACCCCGCGCCAGTGGCTCCTCTCGGGCGGTGACCCGGAGCACGTCGCGCGCCTCATCGCCACGCTCGGCTCGCCGTTCTAG
- a CDS encoding RES family NAD+ phosphorylase, translated as MARLPLPPARSVLVRQLNRASDVVTVQPATRLVRIFTAHGNHPQQWNSFRYTGPLPHGRFDQQSPGRGGAPVTDPANGVLYFGLTVRTSIAEVYQTSSTVDRRTRGPRLVVVRPTRTLRLLDLTGLWPTRVGASQEISSGPKKLTQAWARAIRAAFSDLDGLWYRSSMDSGDPAICLWDPPAGAALPIAPDVLLPLDHPGLDVPLGRVCEELNYTLLN; from the coding sequence ATGGCCCGGCTACCGCTGCCGCCCGCCCGATCCGTCCTGGTCCGGCAGCTGAATCGCGCCAGTGACGTGGTGACGGTCCAGCCCGCGACCAGGCTGGTGCGGATCTTCACGGCGCACGGCAACCACCCCCAGCAGTGGAACTCGTTCCGCTACACCGGCCCGCTCCCGCACGGCCGGTTCGACCAGCAGTCGCCCGGCCGCGGTGGCGCGCCGGTCACCGACCCCGCGAACGGGGTGCTCTACTTCGGCCTCACCGTGCGGACGTCGATCGCGGAGGTCTACCAGACCAGCTCGACGGTCGACCGCCGCACCCGCGGTCCCCGGCTGGTCGTGGTCCGCCCGACCCGCACGCTGCGCCTGCTCGACCTGACCGGCCTGTGGCCGACCCGGGTCGGCGCGTCGCAGGAGATCTCGAGCGGGCCGAAGAAGCTGACGCAGGCCTGGGCGCGCGCGATCCGCGCGGCCTTCAGCGACCTCGACGGCCTCTGGTACCGCTCCTCGATGGACTCCGGCGACCCCGCGATCTGCCTGTGGGACCCGCCGGCGGGCGCGGCCCTGCCGATCGCGCCGGACGTCCTGCTGCCGCTCGACCACCCCGGCCTCGACGTCCCGCTGGGCCGCGTCTGCGAAGAGCTGAACTACACGCTGCTGAACTGA
- a CDS encoding HAD family hydrolase gives MAEPRGLVCFDVDGTLVPGTSSSAWVAARLGGGDALIAAEIAYAEGRITNEEVATVDARGWAGRSEAEIRAHLETLPLVDGIAETVAWCRAHGLRPILTTLAWAPVGKMLVDRFGFAAACGTVPEADGGRYTGRVGRHLDEYGKRDFALSFAAGLGLPPERCAAIGDSRSDLKLFAAAGMSVAFNGDAAARAAATHVVDDGDLRAVVPLLEAQFSSV, from the coding sequence TTGGCTGAGCCGCGCGGGCTGGTGTGCTTCGACGTCGACGGCACGCTCGTGCCCGGCACGAGCTCGTCGGCCTGGGTCGCCGCGCGGCTCGGCGGCGGGGACGCGCTGATCGCGGCCGAGATCGCCTACGCCGAAGGCCGGATCACGAACGAAGAGGTGGCGACGGTCGACGCCCGCGGCTGGGCCGGGCGCTCGGAGGCGGAGATCCGGGCGCACCTCGAAACGCTGCCGCTGGTCGACGGGATCGCCGAGACCGTGGCGTGGTGCCGCGCCCACGGCCTGCGGCCGATCCTGACCACGCTCGCGTGGGCGCCGGTCGGCAAGATGCTCGTCGACCGGTTCGGCTTCGCCGCGGCCTGCGGGACGGTGCCCGAGGCCGACGGCGGACGCTACACCGGCCGCGTCGGCCGGCACCTCGACGAGTACGGCAAACGCGACTTCGCCCTGAGTTTCGCGGCCGGCCTGGGGCTTCCGCCGGAGCGGTGCGCCGCGATCGGGGACAGCCGTTCGGACCTGAAGCTGTTCGCCGCGGCCGGGATGAGCGTCGCGTTCAACGGCGACGCGGCGGCCCGGGCCGCCGCGACCCACGTCGTCGACGACGGTGACCTGCGCGCGGTCGTCCCCCTGCTCGAAGCTCAGTTCAGCAGCGTGTAG